From Saccharibacillus brassicae:
AGCCTGCTTGCTCCTGCTCCTGCTCTTGCGCTTTTCCCGCACTCAGGCTCTCGCCCGGCGTCCCGTCTTCATCAGCTTGAAGCCGCCGCCGATCAGCAGCAGCGCCACGACGGCGTTGCGGATATACGGTTCCAGTTCATGCAGGAATCCGAGCGTCGGCAGATACAGGTCGATAAACGGCATCACGAGCGTTTTGAGCACGTAATACAGCCCCAGCGCCACCAGCAGCACGCCGAGCCAGCCGCGGTTCGCTTCGAAGTTGTCCAGCAGCGGCTTGTCGACCAGCGGCTCCCGGCCGTAGCGCCCGACCTGCTGCAAAGCGTCGAAAAACGCGTAGAACCAAATGAGCGGCACGAGGAACAGGAAGATCGACAAGCCGAGCACGTCAAGGATGTAGATGCTGCCGAAGAACAGAATCATCAGCTGCGCCCCGCGCTTCATAAGGCCCAGATACATATGTGCCGCGCCCGGCACGATCGCAAGCAGGAGGCCCATCGTCCGGCTTTTCCCGCTGCCGTCGCGCCCCATGTCCCAGCGTTCGATCAGCGAAAAGTCGCGCAGCTGCTCGCCGCGGCTTTTGCGTCCGGCCAGTTGGACCGCGTCGAACATGCCGTAGATCCAGATGATCGGCAGCACGCCGAGAAACATCAGAAACGTCTCTTCGCCGGTAAAAATACTCAGGAAGACCAGCGCCGTCGTCAGTCCGAAAAAGGCGGCCAGAAACGAGACGCCCCGCTGCACCAGGCCCATGTACAAATGGCCGAGTCCCGGCACGAAGCTCAACACGACGGTACAGAACCGCTGCACGTCGGAAAAATAATTCGGTTCGCGCAGCATGCGCCCGTCTCCGACCGGAGGGTAAGGCGGGTACGGCGGATAATCAGCTTCTTCGCCCGGCCCGAATCCGGCCCGCGGCTCTTCTTCCCTGTCCGCCGTTCGCGGTGCGCCGGATTCGCCCGAACGGTAAGCGCCGTACGGATCTTCCGCATAGCCCGGATGTCTCGGAGCGGAAGGCGCATGACCGTAATAACCGTACGGCGCGTCCGGTCCGAGCGGCCGGCTGAGCACGGCGACCAGCATGTCGAACATGCTGATAAACCAGACGAGGCAGGTTCC
This genomic window contains:
- a CDS encoding multi-tm2 domain protein; translation: MNRQRSKLAALLLNLVPGLGHVYWGNRSRGFIYFLLPLFMLIGGGLLAAIAESDAPMALGIAGTCLVWFISMFDMLVAVLSRPLGPDAPYGYYGHAPSAPRHPGYAEDPYGAYRSGESGAPRTADREEEPRAGFGPGEEADYPPYPPYPPVGDGRMLREPNYFSDVQRFCTVVLSFVPGLGHLYMGLVQRGVSFLAAFFGLTTALVFLSIFTGEETFLMFLGVLPIIWIYGMFDAVQLAGRKSRGEQLRDFSLIERWDMGRDGSGKSRTMGLLLAIVPGAAHMYLGLMKRGAQLMILFFGSIYILDVLGLSIFLFLVPLIWFYAFFDALQQVGRYGREPLVDKPLLDNFEANRGWLGVLLVALGLYYVLKTLVMPFIDLYLPTLGFLHELEPYIRNAVVALLLIGGGFKLMKTGRRARA